The Lolium perenne isolate Kyuss_39 chromosome 6, Kyuss_2.0, whole genome shotgun sequence genome segment TAGCGGTTGCAATCGCCGGACCAAGGGTCGCATCTGCACAAGCTTCTTTCAAAGTTTCCCTGGAGGCTCCCTCCGCTGCAGACTCCCCGACCTCCAAATAACCAGGAGGAAGAGTCCTGTTGATGCAACCTTGATTAGAATAATTAACCAGCACCAAATCACATACTGGAGGAATCGTCACAAGCAAAACAACATCTCCGTATAAATTAGATCAAAAAGCATGCATAATTACAAAAAACCCAAACAAAATTGAGGGGATTTCGTTGCTGTTTGCCACTGGATTAATAAGAAATCTCAAGATCAAATGCAAGCACTATATTAACTGTTTTCCTGACCCGAGTTTTCGACAAATATTCAGAGCAATAACTACAGATCTAGCTAAGACATGACAAGTAAGGTGCACCACTTATTAAGGAATGAATCACATACTGTAAAGTGTGAAACATCTGTACCAATAGACATTAGACAACGAGTTTCCATGTACAAAAGAATTGAATAGAAAGAAGAAGTCACTGACAGGCATATATGCATTAATTATTATTCATAAATAAGCATGATTCCTAAGGAGATCTGGCAATATTCGAGCGTGACTAGGAAGAGATCTAGCTGCAAATAAAGTGGAAAAAAATGACCATGGATACTGGATACTATAGTATATCTTCTTGAACTCAACAGCAAATGTGAAAAACAGATCAAGTGTAGTGGTATTAAGTCAAACCGAAGTAGTGGCTATGGTTGAGGAAGGTTTACCGATTCGCTCAAGCTTTTCCACCTCTCGCCGGCTGCCTTACCGACCTGGAAAGTTATACCAAACAGTGAACTAATCAGCTCACGGATCATGATCCCATCGACGCGGAGTAAAATAGGTTGGGGAATTGGTTACTGGAGTAAGGGAACTTACGGCAGCTACGGATTTGTTCTTGGGGTTCTTCTCCTTGAACTCCTTGCGGAACTCGTCCCTGTACAGAGGCAGCAGAAGCGCAAGGTCAACCCGGTTGGCCGGACGTAACCGGAAAATAACAAGTAAGCTCGAAGTAGAAAAAATAGGCAAAAGGGAAGGGTGCAGATCGGCGAGCGGGGTCAGCAAAACACGAATCCTCCAAAAACAGATCTAGTACAACGGAGAGAAGCTGGAGGAAACCACTTACTTGGTTTCGGCCTTGGCGGCGCCCTTGGATTTGGCACCCTTCATGGCTGGCTGGCTGGTTCCTGCGAGCGGAAATCAGCGAGCGCACAGGTCAGATCCGGCCTTGGCGCGGTGGAATCGGCAGCGAATCAGGGCGGATTCGGGCGGCGGAGGCTCACCTGCATGCGTGGGGAAAGCAGCAGGAGGAGACGGGAGCGACCAGATCCGGAGAGCAGGCGAAGGGGCTTTGGCGGCCCGGCGACACGAACTTGGCTGCTATCATCTCAATCAGGCGGTGAGGCGGGCTCGGTGGGTGGCCGTCGCCGCCACGTCTGGATGGGGAGGAAATGGGGATGTAGGAGTGACTTGTGTGTCGTGCGTGTGTAGGGTGTGGGGTGGAGAAATCCAAGATGACTAAATACCCCCGGCGAAAACGAAACACGGACGCGGGCGGTAATTTTGGCCCAAATGGCTCACAGCAGCCCACGTTAGCACTGGCACGTGCAAGTCCATTTCGCCGGCGGTAGTTAATTTACCCCCGGCATCTTCGAGacaaactcgccggcggtaagcaGAGGCCCATCCAGATGCTCTTAGTCCACCTTACCGCTGGATGTTCCAATCCTGATTCACCGGCGGTAAGTGCCCTATCCCCGGCGACCTGAAACCAACTTGCCAGCGGTAACGTGAGGCGACCCTGGAAGACCTTACCACCGGGCATCTTGGAAtcgtactcgccggcggtaaggagtgcggctataagccttttcctagtagtgtcatatatgtgttgtttatgatcttgcatgctctccgttgctagtagaggccctggccaagttgatacttgtaactccaagagggagtatttatgctcgatagtgggttcatgcctccattgaatcgagacaagatgtaaagttctaagattgtggatgtgctgttgccactagggataaaacatcaatgctttgtctaaggatatttgtgttgattacattacgcaccatacttaatgcaattgtctgttgtttgcaacttaatactggaaggggtgcggatgctaacccgaaggtggactttttaggcatagatgcatgctggatagcggtctatgtactttgtcgtaatgcccaattaaatctcatagtagtcatcatgatatgtatgtgcattgttatgccctctctatttgtcaattgcccaactgtaatttgttcacccaacatgctatttcttattggagagacaccactagtgaactgtggaccctggtccattcttttacatctgaatacaatctactgcaatcat includes the following:
- the LOC127334397 gene encoding DNA-binding protein MNB1B-like; protein product: MKGAKSKGAAKAETKDEFRKEFKEKNPKNKSVAAVGKAAGERWKSLSESDSSSWLFGGRGVCSGGSLQGNFERSLCRCDPWSGDCNR